Proteins found in one Plasmodium relictum strain SGS1 genome assembly, contig: PRELSG_99_v1_2, whole genome shotgun sequence genomic segment:
- a CDS encoding surface-associated interspersed protein (SURFIN) produces the protein MNTEKKINRRKTRSASQYGPQYDTWKGQVTSNFDHELHNIYIEGDHTEKRRKCRNFNNKVDDTKEEFIGEKVDELNVQGNPDNAWNEIEQYINTKMSQYSNLKCMRIPSIYPKDVRDKRNKIMYFCEDRDKHFYSLKMSKKKDDCLNYNQWINNEKNKFQKDNPWSISDSKGSDQAFKTSNNCTLINMDMFSNESCDKYNQIPQKTSSSQSRQRSGSSLITQKTPRSTTTPIKTALPTATINPTTISMPALTTTTTPTPATKSVTIPKSTNTSTTTITPPPIPQSTTITTSPSTPLSTTTIPSPSTPQPTPSTTAIQATTTTSTNVPTQNISLRPTVKPTITSAPISTNTPALLTTKAITPTTPQATTSNHSSTTTPSSITIPPPTSITTQDNTSTTTPTTAPVSTSTPKTASIPSSTQATTPISTKVPITTPSKVSKVKNASSPPSTLKPKTISTTAPKTTPTSTAASTITPTSIPSTTLSTTFQNKSHGNISSSIPIKSSSTVTESTIISLSATLGPFLGILILFIFVYRCTSIGSWLGNRRSKKKKTQKKKKQIQIDSESIFPGFSDKESEINMKNFPICNEKNSPTCEIALENENNERNIEAKSNIVERRKKWKWKAVIEVHMMVLEEFQKEEWELNR, from the exons ATGAatactgaaaaaaaaatcaatagAAGAAAGACTAGAAGTGCTTCACAATATGGGCCTCAATATGACACCTGGAAGGGTCAAGTTACCAGTAATTTTGACCATGAGcttcataatatttatatagaaGGAGATCATAcagaaaaaagaagaaaatgtaGAAACTTCAATAACAAGGTAGATGACACAAAAGAAGAATTTATTGGAGAAAAAGTGGACGAATTAAACGTTCAGGGAAATCCTGATAATGCATGGAATGAAATTGAgcaatatataaatacaaaaatgaGTCAATATAGCAATCTTAAATGTATGAGAATTCCTAGTATTTATCCAAAAGATGTAAGAGATAAAAGGAACAAAATAATGTATTTCTGTGAAGATAGAgataaacatttttattcCCTAAAAATGAGCAAAAAAAAGGATGAttgtttaaattataatcaatggataaataatgaaaagaataaatttcAGAAAGATAATCCATGGAGTATAAGTGATAGCAAGGGAAGTGATCAAGCTTTTAAAACCTCTAACAATTGTACATTGATCAATATGGATATGTTTTCCAATGAGAGTTGTGACAAATATAACCAGATCCCACAAAAAACCAGTAGTTCACAAAGCCGACAACGTTCAGGTTCTTCTCTAATTACACAAAAAACTCCTAGAAGTACAACAACGCCTATCAAAACTGCTCTACCTACTGCTACCATTAACCCTACAACTATATCTATGCCTGCACTCACAACCACAACTACACCTACACCTGCAACTAAATCTGTAACTATACCAAAATCTACAAATACATCTACAACTACGATCACACCACCACCTATACCTCAATCTACAACTATAACCACATCTCCATCTACACCTTTATCTACAACTACAATCCCATCTCCATCTACACCTCAACCTACACCTTCAACTACAGCTATACAAGCCACTACAACTACGTCTACAAATGTACCAACTCAAAATATATCACTAAGACCTACTGTAAAACCTACAATTACATCTGCACCTATCTCTACAAATACACCTGCACTTTTAACTACAAAAGCCATTACACCTACAACTCCACAAGCAACTACATCTAATCATTCATCAACAACTACACCTTCATCTATAACTATACCTCCACCTACCTCTATAACTACACAAGACAATACATCTACTACTACACCTACAACAGCACCTGTATCTACGTCTACACCTAAAACAGCATCTATACCTTCATCTACACAAGCAACTACACCCATATCTACAAAAGTGCCTATAACTACACCCTCAAAAGTATCAAAAGTTAAAAATGCATCATCACCCCCATCTACATTAAAACCTAAAACTATATCTACAACTGCACCTAAAACTACGCCTACATCAACAGCTGCATCTACAATCACACCTACATCTATACCTTCAACTACATTAAGTACTacttttcaaaataaaagtCATGGGAATATATCTTCAAGTATTCCTATTAAAAGTTCATCTACAGTAACTGAATCTACAATTATTTCTCTTTCAGCTACATTGGGACCATTTTTGGGAATTCTTatcctttttatatttgtgtATAGA TGCACTTCCATTGGCTCGTGGCTTGGTAACCGTAgatcaaagaaaaaaaaaacacagaaaaaaaagaaacaaataCAAATAGATAGTGAATCAATATTCCCAGGATTTTCCGATAAAGAATCAGAGATCAATATGAAAAACTTTCCAATATGTAATGAGAAAAACAGTCCCACATGCGAAATTGCAttggaaaatgaaaataatgaaagaaATATAGAAGCAAAGAGCAATATTGTAGAAAGAAGGAAAAAGTGGAAATGGAAGGCTGTAATTGAAGTACATATGATGGTATTAGAGGAATTCCAAAAAGAGGAGTGGGAATTGAATAGAAG